The following nucleotide sequence is from Neokomagataea tanensis.
GCTGTTCGCTGAAAGCATCGAAGCGAACTCTGTACATGGTTCTGACAGCCTGGAAAATGCGAAGAACGAAATCGCATTCTTCTTTGCTGAGACAGAAATCTTCGCGTAATAGCGCAGCCTATGCTCCCAGCCCTTTGGGGCTGGGAGCTATGTGGAGGTACTATGTACCGTAGGTTCTTCGCTGCAGTGTTGTCTGATGAGACCGCCTTTCGGCGGCTTTTTGCGTTTTTATGGGCGCTTATCATCGGGCCTGTTCTGGTCGGTATGGTGTTTTTAACGCCACCTATTCAAGTCCCAGACGAAGAACATCATTTTCTACGTGCGGCTCAGATCGGTGAAGGCCATCTCATAGGTGATCGTCTGTCCCCGTGGAACAGTGGCGGTACATTGCCCCACGGTGCCGTTAATTTTGCCTATCGTTTTAATGATATCCGCTTCCATGCTGACCGGAAAATAACGGTCGGGCAGGTGTTGAATGCACGAGATGATCATTGGGACACTCCTCGGGAGCAGGCACCGTTCCCCAACACGGTTATCTACGCACCGTTTTTCTATATTCCCCAAGCCATAGGCATTGATGCTGGACGCTTGCTGCATCGCTCAGCACTGGTGTCGTTGTATTTGGGGCGCTTGGCGTCTGTTCTTGGGTGTCTGACACTTGGGGCGCTGGCATTGGCTATAACAAACCGTGGCCGTATGGTGATGGCGGTTATTTTGTCGCTTCCCATGACGCTCACGCTTTGTGCTTCATGTTCGCAAGATGGGCTTTTTATTACCAGTTGTGCTCTATGGGTTGCCCTCATGACGCATATGCGCGGCCCCATGGCTGAGCACCGTTGGTACTGGGTTGTGCTAATCGCGCTTATGTCGGCACTGTTAGCATCTAAGCCGCCTTACATAATGATGGCGTTCCTGCCTTTCTTTTTTGCAGGTCGGAAGCACTGGCGTTTCGCCTCATATGCTGCGGCTGTGTCTATCGGGGTGATGTTGCTGTGGAGCATTTATGGGATGCACCCGGTAGATATTACGTCAGGAGGCAGTGGGGCCGTCAGCGGTAAGAGACAGGCGCTGAGGCTGTTCCATCATCCGTGGGTTGCGGTAACTTTGATTGTGCATACGGCCGTAACCTTTGGCAGTAGCTTGTATCAACAATATCTGGGTGTTTTGGGCTGGCTCGACGCTGCAGCTCCGCTGTGGTTTTACCGCAGTGCATCTTTTGCGTTCGCGCTGAGTGTGATCTCTGCCTTAATCGCACGGCGTTATGCTTGGGGATTAACAGACTGGATAGAACGGCTAGGGGTTCTGTTGGTCCTGCTGGCAACTTTTTGCGGTGTCAGTCTTGCTTTGTATATGATTTGGACGCCCGTTGGAGAGAGCTTGATCTTAGGTCTGCAAGGGCGTTACTACCTCGGATTTTCTCTCCTTTTTGCACTACTATTTCCACAAATTCTTCGGTTACGTTTTGCGGTCTTAAGCCGAGGCGTCGATGCAGCTTTGGTTATTGCTGTACCATGTTTGTGTGGCGTTGCAGCCTTGGAAACTCTTGTTTTGCGCTATTGGTAGTGGCCGCAATCATGATGTGGTGCTTGCTGGCATGAACATGAAAGCGCATAAAAGAACTATTTTTACGGTTATTAAGTCTAAAATTAGGCGACACAAATGACGTCCGAAACCATATTACCACGTCAGGTTGCTTCTTGAGAAAGTTTAAGGCAAGTCATAGGCATGAATGATACATCGCTTACTCAAATTCGTGGCTCAAAAAATGCTAGCGGGTTATCAAGTCGGGTTATTGCTACCGTGAAGCGCCATGCTGGTTTTTGTACCGTCGTGTTGATCCCAACCTTTATTTCAGCGGTGTATTTTTCGGTTTTTGCGTCGCCTCAATATGTTTCTGAAGCGCAGTTCATTGTGCAAGGCCAGCATAACCAATCCAACATGATGCTCGCGGGGCTTCTCGAGGCTGGTGGAGCCGGCGGTGCTAGTGAAGACACATATGCCGTACAAGATTATTTAACTTCGCGCGACGCTGCCGAATTCTTGATGAAAACGCAGAATTTAGCCTCCGCATATCGTGTGTCAGGGGCAGATACGCTTGCGCGTTTCCCTAATTTTTATTCAGGCCATACCTTTGAGCATTTTTACGCTTATTATCGTCGGCATGTCGTTGCGGAACTGGATACTACGACTGGTGTGTCGACATTGCAGGTTAGGACATTCAGTGCTCAGGATTCGCAGCGCATAGCACGTGCGCTCGTCGTGGCTGCCGAGAATTTGATCAACCAAATGAATGATCGCCAGCGCAAAAATACCGTCGCAGCTTCCGAGAAAGAGTTTGAGGAGGCTACTAAGAAATTGGCAGAAGTTAATAAAAAAATTGATGCATATCGTGATCAGATTGCGATGCTTAATCCGACCATACAATCCCAGCCAGTTCTCAAGGACATTGCAGCGCTCCAGACTACTCTCACAACGACACGGGTCGAACTGGCACAACTTCAGCGCTCCACTCCTAATAGCCCTTTGATTGAGGTGTATAAGCGCCGTCTGGCAGCTCTCAGTTCAGAAATATCGCACGTTGAAACAGGGGTGACTGGGTCGGATCTTTCATTCGTGCCTAAAATTAGTGGCTACGATAATCTCGTTTTCCAAAGAGTTCTTTTTGAAAAGGAAGTAGCGGGTGCAGACGCAAGCGTTGCCGCAGCGAAATTGCAGGCAGACCGGCAGCTTTTGTATCTTAACGAAATTACGCAACCTAATCTGCCAGATTACGCCGCTTATCCTCGTGGGTTGGTCAATGTGGCAATTGTCTTTGCGACGATGCTCGGGATTTATCTGATGGCGATGCTGCTTATTAGTGGTGCGCGTGAACACAAGCTTGTCTAAGATTTCCTCATGTTAGAATGCATAGATGTCACGAAAGAGTACCCTGCGGCTGATGGAAAGCGGCGCGTCCTAGACAAAGTAAATTTTACCCTCGAAAGAGGGCAAAAACTGGGGGTTTTAGGACGAAATGGTGCAGGAAAATCGACATTAATACGGATGATTGGTGGTGTTGAGCCAATCACTAGTGGCCGTATTGAGCACACAATGTCCATATCTTGGCCGTTGGCATTTGGTGGTGCATTTCAAGGGAGTCTAAGCGGTTTGGATAACCTGCGGTTTATATGCCGCATTTATGGCTTGGATTATAAAATTACGCGTGAATACGTGGATGATTTTGCTGAATTAGGGGCACAGTTAGCAGACCCAGTGAAGACTTACTCTTCTGGTATGCGTGCGCGTTTAGCTTTTGCATTGTCGATTGTTATAGAGTTTGATTGCTATCTCATTGATGAGGTGATCATGGTCGGTGACGCTCGTTTTCATAAGCGATGTGAAGAAGAGTTGTTCGTGAAGAGGCAAGATCGTGCAATGATTTTGGTATCCCACGATATGGGATTTATGCGCGATACTTGCGATAGAGCAGCCATTATATCGAATGGTATATTCACACCATTTAGTGAAGTAGAAGAAGCAATATCTATTTATGATTCTCTTTGAAAGAGGGGGTAAATTTTATACTTATTGCGTAAAAATATCTTATTTATTTGATCTTGCTGAAATGCTTCCGCTCAAAAAATGAATCTAGCAGCTAAGATAAGGTGATACATTGTTGTACGGACAAAATGAACGGCGGATTGGCGTCGATGGGTTCAATCTGAGTCTGGAAAAGGGGACAGGTGTAGCTACTTACGCTAGGACCTTATGTCGTGCTTTGGTTCAACTCGGCTGTAAAGTTGATCTCATCTATGGGCTACAAATCCCAAGCAAATCTCAGGCAGAACTGAGGGAAGTTAGGTTTTTTGATCGTTTAGCCAATTCGCACGGAGGAGAGCCTGCTAAATTTTTGTCTAAAAAATGGATAAGAGAGCGCAAGGCGGATTTTATTAGACCCTCACTCGTTGAGATCGATATTACGAATCGAATTGATGCCCGTTCTTTGTCGGCGCATCTCCCAGCGTTTGACCGTTTGTTTAATGTTGAGAACCTTTTCAGGTCAGCAGCACGACGCTTCCGCATGACAGGGAAGTTTACGACAATAAAAATGGATGAAGCACCCGATGTCATGCATTGGACTTACCCACTGCCGATTAAAATAGATGGGGCTAAAAATATTTATACACTACATGATATTGTTCCATTAAAACTCCCGCACACAACACTTGATGACAAGCCGTATTATTACAAGCTATTGAAAGAAATTGCAGAACACGCTGACGGAATTTGTACGGTTTCTGAAGCATCAAAAAAAGATATTTTATCTTTTTTTCCTGAGGTAAAGAACAAAATATATAATACTTACCAAGCATGCGATACGAATAAAAAGTCTTACCTTCGC
It contains:
- a CDS encoding DUF2142 domain-containing protein: MYRRFFAAVLSDETAFRRLFAFLWALIIGPVLVGMVFLTPPIQVPDEEHHFLRAAQIGEGHLIGDRLSPWNSGGTLPHGAVNFAYRFNDIRFHADRKITVGQVLNARDDHWDTPREQAPFPNTVIYAPFFYIPQAIGIDAGRLLHRSALVSLYLGRLASVLGCLTLGALALAITNRGRMVMAVILSLPMTLTLCASCSQDGLFITSCALWVALMTHMRGPMAEHRWYWVVLIALMSALLASKPPYIMMAFLPFFFAGRKHWRFASYAAAVSIGVMLLWSIYGMHPVDITSGGSGAVSGKRQALRLFHHPWVAVTLIVHTAVTFGSSLYQQYLGVLGWLDAAAPLWFYRSASFAFALSVISALIARRYAWGLTDWIERLGVLLVLLATFCGVSLALYMIWTPVGESLILGLQGRYYLGFSLLFALLFPQILRLRFAVLSRGVDAALVIAVPCLCGVAALETLVLRYW
- a CDS encoding capsule biosynthesis protein is translated as MNDTSLTQIRGSKNASGLSSRVIATVKRHAGFCTVVLIPTFISAVYFSVFASPQYVSEAQFIVQGQHNQSNMMLAGLLEAGGAGGASEDTYAVQDYLTSRDAAEFLMKTQNLASAYRVSGADTLARFPNFYSGHTFEHFYAYYRRHVVAELDTTTGVSTLQVRTFSAQDSQRIARALVVAAENLINQMNDRQRKNTVAASEKEFEEATKKLAEVNKKIDAYRDQIAMLNPTIQSQPVLKDIAALQTTLTTTRVELAQLQRSTPNSPLIEVYKRRLAALSSEISHVETGVTGSDLSFVPKISGYDNLVFQRVLFEKEVAGADASVAAAKLQADRQLLYLNEITQPNLPDYAAYPRGLVNVAIVFATMLGIYLMAMLLISGAREHKLV
- a CDS encoding ABC transporter ATP-binding protein gives rise to the protein MLECIDVTKEYPAADGKRRVLDKVNFTLERGQKLGVLGRNGAGKSTLIRMIGGVEPITSGRIEHTMSISWPLAFGGAFQGSLSGLDNLRFICRIYGLDYKITREYVDDFAELGAQLADPVKTYSSGMRARLAFALSIVIEFDCYLIDEVIMVGDARFHKRCEEELFVKRQDRAMILVSHDMGFMRDTCDRAAIISNGIFTPFSEVEEAISIYDSL
- a CDS encoding glycosyltransferase family 4 protein, translating into MLYGQNERRIGVDGFNLSLEKGTGVATYARTLCRALVQLGCKVDLIYGLQIPSKSQAELREVRFFDRLANSHGGEPAKFLSKKWIRERKADFIRPSLVEIDITNRIDARSLSAHLPAFDRLFNVENLFRSAARRFRMTGKFTTIKMDEAPDVMHWTYPLPIKIDGAKNIYTLHDIVPLKLPHTTLDDKPYYYKLLKEIAEHADGICTVSEASKKDILSFFPEVKNKIYNTYQACDTNKKSYLRSEEDCCSEIEAEFGLTAQGYFIFFGSLEPKKNIGRIIEAFLASGSKRRLVIVGAMAWKSEKELRYLERGISTGRIIKVDYLPEDTLFALLRQARALLFPSLSEGFGLPVLEAMHCGTPTLISGEGSLPEIGGAASLEVSAYEVDSIKEGIRKLDQDDALCQTLRDVGYRQAEAFGMASYQQRLNDMYTSILSDSGKI